A single region of the Chryseobacterium sp. 6424 genome encodes:
- a CDS encoding iron ABC transporter permease: MRIRFRTICFFLVVAVLAAVFVNLNTGFLTLSVADFFSSASQNSQIAELRIHRILAVMLAGLAIPTSGFLLQEYFQNPLAGPSVLGITSAASLSVAFYIFFSKDLSLPMFLQNSFISITAIAGALVLMLVLIAFSNRFADKSFLIIFGFLISALAGAIVSVLQFYADNQDLKNYVLWSFGANNQVSGNQITVLAIMVLVGLLLSFKTIKPLIGSALGNSYAQSVGVNLTLLKYLVIIASSVLSASVTAFLGPILFIGIVVPHFCRMIYNPSKLWHQWILNMILGVLVMEVFSVISEVSQFPLNVITSLFGIPVILTMMLNHSKTSH; this comes from the coding sequence ATGCGTATTCGGTTCAGAACGATTTGCTTTTTTTTAGTTGTGGCGGTCCTTGCAGCTGTTTTTGTGAATTTGAATACTGGTTTTTTAACACTTTCAGTAGCTGATTTCTTTTCCTCAGCATCACAAAATTCGCAGATTGCCGAGTTGCGTATCCACCGTATTTTGGCTGTTATGTTGGCAGGTCTGGCCATTCCTACCTCTGGGTTTCTGTTGCAGGAGTATTTTCAGAACCCACTTGCCGGTCCATCTGTGCTGGGTATTACATCTGCAGCCAGCCTCAGCGTGGCTTTCTATATTTTCTTCTCTAAAGACCTCTCCTTACCGATGTTTTTGCAGAACAGCTTCATCAGTATCACTGCCATCGCAGGCGCGCTGGTGCTGATGCTGGTACTTATCGCCTTCTCGAATCGCTTCGCAGATAAATCTTTCCTTATTATCTTTGGGTTCCTGATTTCAGCCTTGGCTGGCGCCATTGTTTCGGTATTGCAGTTCTATGCGGATAATCAGGATCTTAAGAATTATGTGTTGTGGAGTTTTGGCGCCAATAATCAGGTTTCTGGTAACCAAATCACCGTCTTGGCCATCATGGTGCTTGTTGGTTTACTGCTAAGTTTCAAAACTATTAAACCATTGATTGGCAGCGCATTAGGCAACAGCTATGCGCAGAGTGTCGGGGTGAATCTTACTTTACTTAAATATCTGGTTATCATTGCTTCATCTGTGCTTTCTGCTTCTGTTACCGCTTTTTTAGGACCTATTCTCTTTATCGGGATTGTGGTGCCTCATTTCTGTAGAATGATTTACAATCCGTCCAAACTTTGGCATCAATGGATTTTAAACATGATTTTAGGAGTGTTGGTAATGGAGGTATTTTCAGTTATTTCAGAGGTTTCACAATTCCCATTGAACGTGATTACGTCTTTATTTGGCATCCCCGTGATCCTTACCATGATGTTAAACCACAGTAAAACAAGCCATTGA
- a CDS encoding ABC transporter ATP-binding protein produces the protein MFLELKDTTFGHKEALISKANTSLALGEVCLLIGNNGVGKTTLLKSILNQIPLLKGEIYLKNSLLKTLSSKQIAAQIAMVFSKAQIPANYTVKDLVSLGKYLHYPYYFELTKEDDDEVERLIHDLNLQQYKNFSLQQLSDGNLQKTFIGRALAQNSPMIILDEPTTHLDEENKINILKLLRSLAKTHNKLILFSSHDWRLAKEFADKIWIIHNKNLETGIAEEILLKHNELLNGRLFQMDDAFVPPHISAPEMEKEMLYSFLQKNFKKNLSDLKFTFHSNIWEIESSEIHYKCTSFTDISNILSKHL, from the coding sequence ATGTTTCTGGAACTTAAGGATACTACTTTCGGTCATAAGGAAGCTTTAATAAGTAAGGCAAATACTTCGCTGGCACTGGGCGAAGTGTGCTTATTGATTGGTAACAATGGTGTCGGGAAAACAACGCTGCTAAAGAGCATCCTCAACCAAATCCCTTTATTAAAAGGTGAAATTTACCTAAAAAATAGCTTACTGAAAACCCTCTCGTCCAAGCAAATCGCAGCACAGATCGCGATGGTATTCTCAAAGGCACAAATTCCGGCCAATTATACAGTGAAAGATCTGGTGTCGCTGGGGAAATATCTACACTACCCGTATTACTTCGAACTTACAAAAGAGGATGATGATGAAGTGGAACGGTTGATTCATGATCTGAATCTTCAACAGTATAAAAATTTCAGCCTGCAGCAACTTTCAGACGGAAATCTACAGAAAACCTTCATTGGGAGAGCCTTAGCTCAAAACTCGCCAATGATCATCCTTGATGAGCCAACCACGCATTTGGACGAAGAAAACAAAATAAACATCCTGAAACTTCTACGGTCCCTTGCGAAAACACACAACAAGCTCATCTTATTTTCAAGTCATGACTGGCGGCTGGCGAAGGAATTTGCAGATAAAATTTGGATCATACACAACAAAAATCTTGAAACAGGAATTGCCGAAGAAATCTTGTTAAAACACAACGAACTGCTCAATGGACGACTTTTCCAGATGGATGACGCCTTTGTTCCACCACATATCTCAGCCCCTGAAATGGAGAAGGAAATGCTCTATTCTTTCCTTCAGAAAAACTTCAAAAAAAACTTATCTGACCTTAAATTCACTTTTCACAGTAATATTTGGGAAATAGAATCTTCAGAGATTCATTATAAATGCACATCCTTTACAGATATTTCAAATATTCTGTCAAAACACCTATAA
- a CDS encoding MarR family winged helix-turn-helix transcriptional regulator translates to METKTVEKVENIDLVLKSTWLAVSKMYSDLAQDHDATAVQALTLLKIDPKEGTRSTNLGPKMAIEPTSLTRIIKLLEDNGYIYKEKTSTDKREVIIKLTDKGLNSRNLSKEAVVNFNRAVAEKIAPDKLQVFKEVMSDILQIANELNIKK, encoded by the coding sequence ATGGAAACAAAAACTGTTGAAAAGGTAGAGAATATTGATCTTGTATTAAAATCTACCTGGCTGGCTGTATCCAAGATGTACTCAGACCTCGCCCAAGATCACGATGCTACTGCGGTACAGGCACTCACCCTCCTTAAAATTGACCCAAAAGAAGGCACCCGAAGCACTAATCTGGGTCCCAAAATGGCGATCGAGCCTACTTCGTTGACTAGAATCATCAAACTTCTCGAAGACAACGGATATATTTATAAGGAAAAGACTTCTACAGATAAGCGCGAAGTTATCATCAAACTGACTGATAAAGGCCTGAACAGCCGTAACTTATCTAAAGAAGCTGTGGTGAATTTCAACAGGGCGGTAGCCGAAAAAATCGCTCCGGACAAACTTCAGGTATTCAAAGAAGTAATGTCGGATATATTACAGATTGCCAACGAATTAAATATTAAAAAATAG
- a CDS encoding 3-hydroxyacyl-CoA dehydrogenase/enoyl-CoA hydratase family protein, translating to MKRRIKHVTVLGSGIMGSGIAAHFANIGVEVSLLDIVPFELNETEQKKGLTKDDKAVRNRIASENFEKLKKASPALLYSPKFADRIKVGNFDDDLPKIKNTDWIIEVVVERLDIKKSVYEKIEQFRKPGTLVSSNTSGIPINMLVEGRSDDFRKHFAGTHFFNPVRYLPLLEVIPTKDTNPEIAQFYMDYGAKMLGKTTVLAKDTPAFIANRIGVFSMMNLLHSVKDLGLSVTDIDKLTGPVIGRPKSATFRTADVVGLDTLVMVANGISASGVEASNSNDVFKLPEYIQKMVDNKWLGSKTQQGFYKKIKNAEGKSEIHGLNLDTMEYELQEKSNFPTLELTKNIDKPIDRFKVLIGGKDKAGELYRKSFGALFAYVSHKVPEISDEVYKIDDAMRAGFGWENGPFEIWDAIGVQTGIELATEAGYEVSDWVKNVESFYKVNEQGHKIFFDQNKSSYENIPGQDAFIILDNIRKDKTLWSNSGAAIQDLGDGIINFEIRSKMNSLGGEVLDGLNRAIDLAEKEYDGLVIGNQGANFSVGANLAMILMMAIEQDWDDLNMAIAYFQKSMMRVRYSSIPVVVAPHGMTLGGGCEMTMHADRVVAAAETYIGLVETGVGVIPGGGGTKELTLRTSREFTKDDVKTNRLRDAFMNIAMGKVATSAYEAYDMGILEQHKDLVVVDKNRQIKTAKMLALSLAEHGYTQPIEQKVTVLGKDALGMFYVGTDQMLAGNYISEHDKKIADKLGYVMVGGNLSEPTQVTEQYLLNLERETFLQLCGERKTLERIQHMLQKGKPLRN from the coding sequence ATGAAAAGACGAATCAAACATGTCACGGTTCTCGGTTCAGGAATTATGGGTTCCGGTATCGCCGCGCACTTCGCCAATATTGGGGTGGAGGTTTCGCTGCTCGATATCGTCCCTTTTGAACTGAACGAAACGGAACAGAAAAAAGGTCTTACCAAAGACGACAAGGCGGTACGTAACAGAATTGCTTCTGAAAATTTCGAGAAACTTAAAAAAGCCAGCCCGGCACTCCTCTACTCGCCGAAATTCGCGGACAGGATTAAAGTCGGAAACTTCGACGATGACCTTCCGAAAATCAAAAATACAGATTGGATCATCGAAGTAGTCGTAGAAAGACTCGATATTAAAAAATCGGTTTACGAAAAAATCGAGCAGTTCAGAAAACCCGGAACTTTAGTCTCTTCCAACACGTCCGGAATTCCGATCAACATGCTGGTAGAAGGTCGCAGCGATGATTTCAGGAAGCATTTCGCCGGTACGCACTTCTTCAATCCGGTGCGTTACCTGCCGCTTCTGGAGGTGATTCCTACTAAAGATACCAATCCTGAAATCGCCCAGTTCTACATGGATTACGGCGCAAAAATGCTTGGAAAGACGACTGTTTTAGCCAAAGATACTCCGGCATTTATCGCCAACAGAATCGGGGTCTTTTCGATGATGAACCTTTTGCATTCGGTGAAGGATCTGGGACTTTCGGTAACGGATATTGATAAACTGACCGGTCCGGTGATCGGGCGCCCGAAATCCGCAACCTTCAGAACTGCCGATGTGGTGGGACTTGATACATTGGTGATGGTAGCAAACGGCATCAGCGCAAGCGGTGTGGAAGCTTCAAATTCCAATGATGTTTTCAAACTTCCCGAGTATATCCAGAAAATGGTGGATAACAAATGGTTAGGTTCGAAAACGCAACAGGGTTTTTACAAAAAAATTAAAAATGCCGAAGGAAAATCTGAGATTCATGGCCTGAATCTCGACACGATGGAGTACGAACTTCAGGAAAAAAGCAACTTCCCGACGCTAGAACTTACTAAAAATATCGACAAACCGATTGACCGTTTTAAGGTATTGATCGGTGGTAAGGACAAGGCTGGCGAGCTTTACCGGAAATCTTTCGGGGCGCTTTTCGCGTATGTTTCGCACAAAGTGCCTGAAATTTCGGATGAAGTTTACAAAATTGACGATGCGATGCGCGCCGGTTTCGGCTGGGAAAACGGTCCGTTTGAAATCTGGGATGCCATTGGCGTTCAGACAGGTATCGAACTCGCTACAGAAGCCGGTTACGAAGTTTCAGACTGGGTGAAAAACGTGGAATCTTTCTATAAAGTAAACGAGCAGGGCCATAAAATTTTCTTCGACCAAAACAAATCATCTTACGAAAACATTCCAGGGCAGGACGCTTTCATTATCCTCGATAATATCAGAAAAGACAAAACACTTTGGAGCAATTCGGGTGCTGCGATTCAGGATTTGGGTGACGGAATCATCAATTTCGAGATCCGCTCAAAAATGAATTCACTTGGCGGCGAAGTTCTGGACGGTCTGAACCGCGCTATCGACCTCGCTGAAAAGGAATATGACGGTCTTGTCATCGGAAATCAGGGCGCGAATTTCTCTGTCGGAGCTAATCTCGCAATGATCCTGATGATGGCCATCGAGCAGGATTGGGACGACCTGAATATGGCGATCGCTTATTTCCAGAAATCAATGATGCGCGTGCGTTATTCGTCCATTCCGGTGGTGGTAGCCCCACACGGCATGACCCTTGGCGGTGGCTGCGAAATGACGATGCATGCGGACCGCGTGGTTGCCGCCGCGGAAACCTATATCGGCCTCGTAGAAACCGGTGTGGGCGTTATTCCCGGAGGTGGCGGTACGAAGGAACTTACTTTAAGAACTTCGCGCGAATTCACCAAAGATGACGTGAAAACCAACCGTTTGCGCGATGCTTTCATGAATATCGCAATGGGCAAAGTGGCGACTTCCGCTTATGAAGCTTACGATATGGGAATTCTGGAGCAACATAAAGATCTGGTAGTGGTTGATAAAAACCGACAGATCAAAACTGCCAAAATGCTCGCGCTTTCACTTGCCGAACACGGTTACACGCAGCCTATCGAGCAGAAAGTGACTGTTTTAGGTAAAGATGCGCTCGGAATGTTCTACGTAGGAACCGACCAGATGCTCGCCGGAAATTACATCTCCGAACACGACAAGAAAATCGCTGACAAACTCGGCTACGTGATGGTTGGCGGTAATCTATCAGAACCTACCCAAGTTACCGAACAGTACCTGCTGAACCTTGAACGGGAAACCTTCCTGCAACTCTGCGGCGAAAGAAAAACCCTTGAACGAATTCAGCACATGCTGCAGAAGGGAAAGCCGCTTCGTAATTAG
- a CDS encoding four helix bundle protein: MKTHRLRDLLIWQKSIALVKNIYLLTENITTKETYGLISQIRRCAVSIPSNIAEGAGRNNPKEFYQFLGIANGSSYELETQLLLLVELNFKSEEEIQPLLNVLMEIQKMIYKFKTSLMNG, from the coding sequence ATGAAAACACACAGATTACGGGATTTACTTATTTGGCAAAAGTCGATAGCTTTAGTTAAAAATATTTATTTATTGACTGAAAATATAACGACTAAAGAGACCTATGGGTTAATCTCGCAAATTAGAAGATGTGCTGTTTCAATCCCTTCTAATATCGCTGAAGGAGCTGGAAGAAATAATCCTAAAGAATTTTATCAATTTTTAGGTATTGCAAATGGTTCTAGCTATGAATTAGAAACTCAATTGCTTTTATTAGTTGAATTAAATTTCAAAAGCGAGGAAGAAATTCAGCCTTTATTAAATGTTTTAATGGAAATTCAAAAGATGATTTACAAATTCAAAACTAGTTTAATGAATGGTTAG
- a CDS encoding acetyl-CoA C-acyltransferase, with translation MKQAYIIKGYRTAVGKAPKGSLRFTRPDVMAATVIEKLMADVPQLDKNRIDDLIVGNAMPEAEQGLNVARLISLMGLQTDKVPGVTVNRYCASGSEAIAIASAKIQAGMADCIIAGGTESMSYIPMGGYKPVPETDIAKSNPDYYWGMGYTAEAVANEYKVSREAQDQFAYESHQKALKAIEEGRFANQIVPIPVEYNFLDENQKIQTKKFDFAVDEGPRKDTSMEGLAKLRPVFANGGSVTAGNSSQMSDGAAFVIVMSEDMVKELGLEPEARLVSYAAAGLEPRIMGMGPLYAIPKALKQAGLELKDIDLIEMNEAFASQSVAIINELGMNKEILNVNGGAIALGHPLGCTGTKLTVQLLDEMKRRGSKYGMVTMCVGTGQGAASIFELL, from the coding sequence ATGAAACAAGCATATATCATAAAAGGTTACAGAACCGCAGTCGGAAAAGCGCCGAAAGGCTCCCTGCGCTTCACGCGCCCCGATGTGATGGCGGCCACGGTGATCGAAAAACTGATGGCTGACGTACCACAACTTGATAAGAACAGAATCGATGACCTTATCGTCGGGAACGCGATGCCGGAGGCCGAACAGGGTCTTAACGTAGCGCGTCTTATTTCCCTCATGGGTCTTCAGACCGACAAAGTTCCGGGCGTGACCGTGAACCGCTACTGCGCTTCGGGTTCGGAAGCCATCGCCATCGCTTCCGCGAAAATTCAGGCTGGTATGGCAGATTGCATCATTGCCGGCGGTACCGAATCGATGAGTTATATCCCGATGGGTGGCTACAAACCTGTGCCGGAAACCGACATCGCAAAATCAAATCCCGACTATTACTGGGGAATGGGCTACACGGCAGAAGCGGTGGCCAATGAATACAAAGTTTCGCGCGAAGCGCAGGATCAGTTCGCATACGAATCTCATCAAAAGGCTTTGAAAGCCATTGAAGAAGGCAGATTTGCCAACCAGATCGTGCCAATTCCGGTGGAATACAACTTCCTGGATGAAAACCAGAAGATACAGACCAAAAAATTCGATTTTGCGGTAGATGAAGGCCCACGAAAAGACACGAGTATGGAAGGTTTGGCCAAGCTTCGTCCGGTTTTTGCAAACGGCGGAAGCGTAACCGCAGGTAACTCCTCGCAGATGAGCGACGGTGCCGCCTTCGTGATCGTGATGAGCGAAGACATGGTGAAGGAACTCGGTTTGGAACCGGAAGCACGTTTGGTTTCTTATGCCGCGGCTGGTCTGGAACCAAGAATTATGGGTATGGGTCCGCTTTACGCCATCCCGAAAGCTTTGAAACAGGCTGGGCTCGAGCTTAAAGACATCGACCTTATCGAAATGAACGAAGCTTTCGCTTCGCAGTCAGTGGCGATCATCAACGAACTCGGTATGAATAAAGAAATCCTGAACGTAAACGGTGGCGCCATCGCCCTCGGTCACCCGCTGGGTTGCACGGGCACCAAACTTACGGTACAGCTTCTCGACGAAATGAAACGGCGCGGCAGCAAATACGGCATGGTCACCATGTGCGTAGGAACGGGCCAGGGCGCAGCAAGTATTTTTGAATTATTATAA
- a CDS encoding acyl-CoA dehydrogenase family protein, with protein MSDTTTKTLIGGDFLITETSAQNIFTLEDLSEEQKMLRDSAREFIDREVIPHNERFEKKDYALTEEKMRQLGELGLLGIAVPEEYGGLGMGFVSTMLACDIVSGANGSLATAYGAHTGIGTLPILLYGTEEQKQKYLPDLATGQKFGAYCLTEPDAGSDANSGKTKAKLSEDGKHYIINGQKMWISNAGFAEIFIVFAKIDDDKNITGFIVEREGTEGLSFGEEEHKLGIRSSSTRQVFFNDMKVPVENLLGERNNGFKIALNALNVGRIKLAAANLDGQRRILGNAIKYANERKQFQVPISSFGAVRKKIAEMATGVFVSEAGSYRAAKDIQNKIDELVAGGMNHQEAELKGVEEFAVEASILKVFVSDLTQHTADEGLQIYGGMGFSEDAPMEAAWRDARIGRIYEGTNEINRLLSVGMLIKRAFKGQLDLMGPAMAVGKELMGIPSFDVPDYSELLSEEKAVIANLKKVFLMVSGAALQKYMMEIEKQQHLLLNASEILNQIYMAESAVLRAEKHFSADAVEVAMAQLNLYKAVEKTISAAKEGIISFAEGDEQRMMLSGLRRFTKYANQPNIIALTEKIAAHFIEKGHY; from the coding sequence ATGAGCGATACAACCACAAAAACCCTAATCGGCGGCGATTTCCTGATCACTGAAACGTCCGCACAGAACATTTTTACTTTAGAAGATCTATCTGAAGAGCAAAAAATGCTGCGCGATTCCGCGCGTGAATTCATCGACAGAGAAGTGATTCCACACAACGAAAGATTCGAGAAAAAAGATTACGCCCTTACCGAAGAAAAAATGCGCCAGCTCGGCGAACTCGGCTTGCTGGGCATCGCGGTACCCGAGGAATATGGCGGCCTGGGGATGGGCTTCGTCTCTACCATGCTGGCCTGCGACATTGTGTCGGGAGCGAACGGATCTTTGGCCACGGCTTACGGCGCGCACACCGGTATCGGCACGCTGCCAATCCTGCTTTACGGAACCGAAGAGCAGAAACAGAAATACCTGCCCGACTTGGCGACCGGCCAAAAATTCGGTGCGTACTGTCTTACAGAACCTGATGCAGGTTCCGACGCGAACTCCGGCAAGACCAAAGCAAAACTTTCTGAAGACGGCAAACACTACATCATCAACGGACAGAAAATGTGGATTTCGAACGCCGGTTTTGCCGAAATCTTCATCGTCTTCGCTAAGATTGATGATGATAAAAACATCACAGGCTTCATCGTGGAAAGAGAAGGTACCGAAGGGCTTTCCTTCGGCGAAGAAGAGCACAAGCTGGGCATCCGCTCCTCCTCTACCCGCCAGGTTTTCTTCAATGACATGAAAGTACCGGTGGAAAATCTTCTGGGAGAAAGAAACAATGGTTTCAAGATCGCGCTGAACGCCCTGAATGTAGGAAGAATCAAACTCGCGGCGGCCAACCTCGATGGTCAAAGAAGAATCTTGGGCAACGCGATAAAATACGCGAATGAAAGAAAGCAGTTCCAGGTACCGATTTCGTCTTTCGGCGCGGTACGCAAGAAAATCGCAGAGATGGCAACCGGAGTTTTCGTATCAGAAGCGGGATCTTACCGTGCGGCAAAAGATATCCAGAATAAGATCGATGAGCTGGTAGCGGGCGGCATGAATCACCAGGAAGCTGAGCTGAAAGGTGTGGAAGAATTCGCTGTGGAAGCGTCTATCCTTAAAGTTTTCGTGTCTGATCTTACGCAGCACACCGCGGACGAAGGTTTGCAGATCTACGGCGGAATGGGCTTCTCGGAAGATGCACCGATGGAAGCGGCGTGGCGTGACGCGCGAATTGGCAGGATCTACGAAGGAACAAATGAAATCAACCGACTTCTATCTGTGGGAATGCTGATCAAGCGTGCCTTCAAAGGTCAGCTTGACCTGATGGGCCCTGCGATGGCTGTGGGGAAAGAACTGATGGGCATCCCGTCCTTCGATGTGCCGGATTATTCTGAACTTCTCAGCGAAGAAAAAGCGGTGATCGCCAACCTTAAGAAGGTATTTTTAATGGTTTCCGGCGCTGCGCTTCAGAAATATATGATGGAAATTGAGAAACAGCAACATTTACTCCTCAACGCATCTGAAATTCTGAACCAGATTTACATGGCAGAATCGGCGGTGCTGAGAGCTGAAAAACATTTCAGCGCAGACGCTGTGGAAGTTGCGATGGCACAGCTGAACCTTTACAAAGCGGTAGAAAAAACCATTTCGGCTGCCAAAGAAGGTATCATTTCATTCGCAGAAGGCGATGAGCAGCGTATGATGCTATCCGGTCTGCGCCGCTTCACGAAGTACGCCAACCAGCCGAACATCATCGCGTTGACAGAAAAAATCGCGGCGCACTTTATTGAGAAAGGACATTATTAA
- a CDS encoding T9SS type A sorting domain-containing protein, with protein sequence MRKTLLTSVCIALMSLSVQAQTKISFEASEGYNLGDINGQQGWTYWGETIDPNTGMVTTASSTDGSRSLHFISNEYEEVAGVEKTVTAFDKTQFSFDFKFDGLMGSDYTMAVWDTDYEPVAAFRVNYMDGNVSILNAETLEDTTLNLTPNTWYNFKMVVDMTARTTQYFVNNVSYGIKAVSAPVTGFNVIDFYYDDYGTGFTVDNIKIEDAANLSTKAVATADNFYVYPNPTADFVQIKTDGKINSVEVFDLSGKLVLKDASGNSQINLSGLKAGGYLLQANTSKGILTKKIMKK encoded by the coding sequence ATGAGAAAAACTTTATTAACGAGCGTATGTATTGCTTTGATGAGTTTAAGCGTACAGGCACAAACAAAAATTTCATTCGAAGCTTCTGAAGGCTACAATCTGGGCGATATCAATGGCCAACAAGGCTGGACTTATTGGGGCGAAACAATCGATCCGAATACCGGTATGGTAACCACAGCTTCATCTACCGACGGCAGTAGATCCCTCCATTTCATCAGCAATGAGTATGAAGAGGTGGCCGGTGTAGAGAAAACCGTAACCGCATTTGATAAAACACAATTCTCTTTCGATTTCAAGTTCGATGGTTTGATGGGATCTGACTATACCATGGCAGTTTGGGATACAGATTATGAGCCTGTTGCGGCTTTCCGTGTTAATTATATGGATGGTAACGTAAGCATCTTAAATGCAGAGACGCTTGAAGATACTACACTTAATCTTACGCCGAACACCTGGTATAACTTCAAGATGGTAGTTGACATGACCGCCAGAACGACACAGTATTTTGTGAATAATGTGTCTTACGGTATAAAAGCGGTTTCTGCACCAGTAACAGGATTTAATGTCATAGATTTCTACTACGATGATTATGGTACCGGTTTTACTGTAGATAACATAAAAATCGAGGATGCTGCCAATTTATCTACAAAAGCAGTAGCAACTGCCGATAACTTCTACGTTTACCCTAACCCTACCGCAGATTTTGTACAGATAAAAACAGATGGTAAGATCAACAGTGTAGAAGTTTTCGACCTTTCCGGTAAACTAGTTTTGAAGGACGCTTCAGGAAACAGCCAGATCAACCTGAGTGGTCTGAAGGCTGGTGGATACCTTCTGCAGGCTAATACCTCTAAAGGAATCCTGACGAAAAAGATCATGAAGAAATAA